agcaaaagaaaatgataaaaacttcaaaaattaagaaaatttaaaaacttaaatttggacatgttttgcaaaaagtgtagggaaaatgaaaaacggctataacttttgcatacgatgtcagaaaaaagtataatatatcaaaatgttcagcacgaaaatccgcatccgattttgaccgcctatggcctgtttgcaaatttttagaatcctcaaattctaaaaggaaaaaagttatgctcaaatttcagttttttttaatttttgttaaatctggtcaaactatggtcaaactacttattcaagaagtattagtgttactaaataattattcaagaatattagtgttactaaataattatttcagttttttgaattttggtcaaatctggtcaaattatggtcaaacaatggtcaaactaattattcaagaaatattagtgttacgaaataattatttcattttttttgaattttggtcaaatctggtcaaactgtggtcaaactatggtcaaactatggtcaaactacttattcaagaaatattagtgttactaaataattattgttttttagaacaatagtttcaaactcaaacagtgaaatgtgtgacttcatgctcaagctaaattcctgagggttaataggattgacatcttactattgttaggaaaacaacaagtgcagacttgaaaacgagggagaatagaacccgaaagttaagcatgctcaggctggagtagtgagaggatgggtgaccgtccggaaagttagatgatttggaatgatgaggggtgattagagattagaggttaaattgagcagtgatgaggggtgattagagattagaggttaaaataattcaggaatttgaaattcaaaaaaaaattaaaatttttttttcaaaaaaaaagaattcataaaatttcctttaataccggttcgtgttaccaaccgggactaaaggtggacctccaggcagcggccacgtggagggcctttagtcccggttcgtgtaagaaccgagactaaagggggaggGTTtaataacgaccctttagtcccggttaaccgggactaaaggcccttatgaaccgagactaaaggcccttatgaaccgggactaaaggccctttttctactagtgggtgaaCTTATAGATCAATTCAAATATGCCTTGGACTATCCAGCCATGCTAGAAATCTCATGGAATACACCACTATGTCGACTACACCATCCATCCCAGCGAGAAACATGCCGGCTCCTTGTGAATCACACCACCCAGTGAATTACACCGCTCACTCCAGCctcatgtagagacatggcctcatTGAAGAGACCCACCTTCACTGTTTTATCGGCCCAACATAGTGAACTTGACCATCTCGCTGAGACACATAGACGACTTGGACATGCTTCATCTTCAATAGATCCTCACATAGACAAGCACTTGGACATGATGACGACGACTCACCGACGCGATGACGACCAGTCGCGCTAGCTCACACGACTCGTCGACTCATCTATCTTCTATGGGCAATGATCTTGATGACTTTTCGGTAACGCACCTCGGCACCACCTCTCCAGTCAACAATCTTCTTCCACCCCTTGCCAACGACAATTTGCCGCCTCCCTCCTTGTCGCTCCACTGAACAACGATCGCATGATCCTCCTCGTCACTGCACTACCCAGCGACTTCATGGCCCACCCGGTGGCGCTAGTCGGGTCGCAACCCCGGGGCAAGCGCGGCTTCAAATCTTAAACCTTGCTCAGATACCAATTGTTGGGATTCGCCCACAGGATCGATCATATCAAGCTGCGATGAACACACGCAcacaaaaactgatttttttttcttctctttatttTCTGCTTTTCTCAACTGGACACTTACATGCAACCTAGCACGTGTGCTACTTGGACTAAAAGACATAGAGTGGAATACCATTCGGACTAGCTACTGGCGTGCAGCCAGCCGGATAACTAATCAACCTAACTTACTTTGCATCTTAACTCAAACTAGACGAGTCAGATTATTACCTAACATGCACTAGATTTTTCAGTTGGTATATCGGATGTAATGTATGGCTAGAGACATGAATTAGTTTCAAGCACTATGATTTTACATCGAGATGATGTTTCTTTGTAGGTAAATGTTTGTGTACGGCGCGCCGGCGCAACTTTCGGCCGGCCGCGTCGCTTTACGTACGTGACGGACCCTGCGTGACGGACAGTGCGCACATGCACATGCACGCGCATCACACAGGTGATGGGCCGGGCGCCACGCTGGCTACACAGGCCCACACAAAACTGCTTCCGTTGAGATTTACGTACGTGACGGACCCTGCGTGACGGTTCCTTTATTTTTCTTCTTAATTATTGTTTGCCTTATCTTCTACTTCCtcgtgttaaaaaacgtcttacattatgggacggagggagtacctttctTCTACCTCCCGCTGCATTGAGTACTACTCCTGCTATAAAATTGTTGCATCCGAATGTACAGATGCTGCAACCGATGAATCCAAAAGCTGGAATCGATGAATAAAACAGAGGGGTGGCGGAGATGTTGAAACCACCGATACGGGTGTTACAACCATTGACAAAAAAAGCTTCAAGCCTAGATCGAAAAAGCTTCATTCATCGACAGCGGAAGCTTCAACCAGCCACAGCCAAACTGAAAAAGTTGCAACCGTTACTTAAAAAGCTTCAACTATaggtgaaaaaagcttcaaccggaagATATACAAAGTTTCAATCGGGCACTGCAAAACGAAAGGAGTTGCAACCGTTTACAGAACAAGCTTCAATCAtagatgaaaaaagcttcaatcgGGACGGTGGAAATTAAAGCTTCAACTTGTGAAAAATGCTTCAACCGGCATGGAAATAGCTTCATCCGGTGTGAGAAAAAACTTCAATTGAACGCGCCAATGGTGTGAGCGGCGACATTGAAAGCTGTGGCCGGTGGCACGCCGATGCAGTGACGGATGTGCTACGATGGCGGCTGCTAGGTCCTGCAACGACATAGGTGTCGGCCTGTAACAAGACGGCGACGTTTTTCTACGAGGCGACTACATCCTGTTGGACTAGCAAGGGCGGATCTGCGAACGGCGACCACTGGCGACGAGGGCGCCCGACCACTACGACACCATGGGAATGCTGCAACCTTGCTACCACAAGATGCAACCGTCCCACGATGGAGCTGCAACTGGTGACGCGATGGCCGTGACCAGTGATAGGGAAAGCTGCGACCGCGGTGAGGAAAGCTGCAATCGAGGCCAAAGAAAGCTACAACGGGCATCCAAAAAAGCTACAATCGGCAatagaaaaagcttcaaccggataTGGCAGGGTTGACCATGGTGCAAGTGGTGACGCCGAAGGAGCTGCACGGTGGTGCATGGTGCTGCTGGAACGGCCGTGTGGCGTGCTACTACTGCGGCGACTAGGTGCTACAATGAGCGACGACTCCTGCGACACGCAATGCTCGAAGTTGTGAGACCATGGGACGGCTAGTTGGACGCCACCGACACCTATGCCGCAACGTATGAGCGGCCATGGAATGGAGGCGTTGGGCCGGTGACGCACACAAGGGCCGGCGTCCAGCGTTGAGTGTGGGAGGAGTAAACGATTTCCTTATTTTCTGGCGTCAAGTACGGCAACACATAAAGTATGAAGTAATAACGGTTTGTGGAGTTATTAATATAGTATAAGCAAGGAAACAGGACGACCGGCCCACGTGACGTACAATCGGACGGATTAAATTAGTTTGATCGAACGGTAATTAGCTGACCGGCGCGCGCTTCCGCCGGTCCGCCGGCGCCTAGCATCGGCCTTCTTTGTAACAGGGACGATGAACAACATGGGAATGAGGAGGATGCGACTATAGATGGTTGCTATGGATCTAGAGGTTGATATTGAACATGAGTTTAATACTGATCAGGAGTATAGTAATATATATTGGATTACAGGTGACGAGTTAGTACTTAGTAGTTAACTGTCGAATATGGAGCACGGGCTAGTAGTTCACTCGAGTATAGACGTTCAGTAGTTAACTGCAGAGTATTTGGTAAACGAAACACACTCATCACATATGTGGGGATTGCTTGCGCCACAGCCTTAATCGAAATTTCTCTATTACTAGAAGATACACATTGTTCACTCCAATCGACAAGTCTCTTCCTCAATCTTTCCTGTAGGGTTTCAAATTGTTCTTCATGTACTCTTCCTTCAGGCACCGGAAGCCCCAGATATTTGGTTCAAACACTTGTTGCGTAACCTCCAAGGTACGCTTGACCTCATCCGCCACCACATCAATGCAATTGTCCGATAAAAGGATGGAACACTTACCCCTGATGTGTATGTGTTCAACAAACCTTTAACAATGCTTGCCTGCTGGCCAGACGCTTCAAATAGCAACATAGTATCATCCGCAAATAACAGATGAGAAATAATTGGTGCACCAAGGCATATTAACACCCCCTTCAAAGCCCCTTCATTGACTGATTTTGAGATAAGAGCAGACAGGGCGTCAGCGACAAATAGGAATAAGAACGGAGATAATGGATCACCTTGCCGAAGACCTCTAGAAAGGGTAAAATTCTGCACCAACTGCCCATTTAATTTAACAGAATATTTGACTGACTTCACACATGCCATTATCCATGAAATCCACTATAGTGAGAAGCCCCATTTACCTAGGGCTCTCTCCAAAAAATCCCAATCGAGAGATCAAGCTTGTAAGCACACCTCGCCGGACTGCTCTGTTTCAGCGATTGTATGCGGTGTATACACTCGAAAGCAATTACAGAGTTGTCAGAGATAAGCCATCCAGGAATAAAAGCACTTTGATTCTCTGAGATTAATTCCGCAAGCAGCGGCCTTAGCCGGTTAACCAAACATTTGGATACAATTTTGTAAATGATGTTGCACAGGCTTATCGCCCTATAGTCCTTGAGCTCCTTTGGGAAGGGAACTTTCGGAATGAGGAAAATAGCCGTATCGTTCACACCATCTGGCTTTATACCTGACTTAAAGAAGCCCAAAACAGCAGCTATAATTTGGGTTTTCAAAACGGCCCAATTATGCTGGAAAAACCAAGCCGGCAGTCCATCCGTCCCAGGTGCTTTTAGAGGGCCGATATGAAAAAGAGCattggacacctcctcctccgtgAATGGAGCACATAAAATATCATTCATACCTTGAGTTGCCTTTGGTGCAATGCCCTCAAGAACACCCTCCGGTGTTAGAGTTGGATCCTTCGTATAAACCTCCTTGAAGTACGAAGTGGCCATCCGCTACATATCCGGCGGTACGGAGCACCATGTGCCATCATCATGCCATAGACGCTGAATATAATTCCTTTGTGCTCCCCAAACAGCGCGGCGATGGAGGTATGCCGTATCTGTTCTCCCTCTATTAATACTtatttcaacattttttaaatgctcgttcaagttttttttaaatgttcaacatttttatatacatgaattttttttgaaacatttgttcaacattttttcaaatactttttccaCATATTACAAATacttgttgaacatttttcaaatactcgttcaaaATTTTTATGGACATGATCAACATTTTCTCAAATCCTTGTTCAACagttttttcaaatacttgttcaatatttttaaatactggttcaatattttttcaaatgtttttggaagagtgttttttgtaataaatatgtttataatattttaaagtataaacaaaagtaaagaaaagaaagcaaaaaacgAGGGGTTGGTCATGTCTTGCTTAACCCGAGAAATAGGGGTGCCCCGTGCCGCTTCCAGACCGGCGTCCGGCCTTTGTGCTAAAAAGATAGTTATCCCCCGCCGCTTATATCTAAAAAAATGACGCGCCGCCGCGGCCGCTTTTAGTCCATGCCTTTCTCCCGAAGAGCAGCTCGCCGTGTCCACAAAGTCACATGGGACCTCAGTGTCCCACCGCAAGAGAATTAACTACATGTACTACTCAACTGAACTTGCTGATGTGATGATGGTTTAGGCTGTGCCAATGGCCGTGCTGTTCTCGCAGTCGCAGCCATGCTCCGTGGAAGTCGTGTTTGCGCATACTTCCCCCTCTTTAAAATTATTTGAAAAATTACCACACATCTTATATCACATGTGTTTGCATCATGAAAAAAATCCATTGTTCATCACGCTCCGGATGTCCACGATTATTCAACAGCAGAACCGCACAGGGGTTACTTCGGTGTctccgccgtccatgaggggggacCACAACCCGGAGCCGTGTGTTGCCTCTTAAGACATGCCAACACAACTGAAGACATGCATGAGGACCCGgggcgatgctccggtggcattgctaccccctaagGCCCCCGGTTGGCCTAACCCTGGaccagttgaccaggagatctacgcctttgacttttgccggacgggctttgaccaatggacttTTTCACGTGGTTGCAATAGGTGGGCCCATGGTAACACTTGAGAACAAGGTCTGGGTCCAACCTACCACAAGATCACCTCCGCGGCGACCCAACCTGGGCGCCCAGAAGACGTCCCGTCATTCGTGGTCGGGCAGATCGAAGGGTTGGAGGAGGCGGAGGACATCTTCATCAACTTGTTCCATGAACTCGGGGCCCCTTTCCCGTGCCCCCCATCTGTTTGCTGATTTGCCCACCTGAAAGGTGGATGAAAGATGAAATACGTGAATTTTCAATAGTGTGAGAAGCAAAGCCCTAgtcatgttgatggacttttagtTCAAGTTCCACTGAATTTATGTGCTGCCTAACAAGTGCTAATGCTCATATTTTACAATTTGCAAAATTACCATATACCAGTTGGCCTATTTATTTTACTTGTTCCCGTGTATGAAATAGTTGACAGACCTGCTATTCCATTATGCAATGCATCATCGATATTCCTGCTGTGAAATGTGAAATTGGGTCGTACATTTGATAtacttttataaaaaaaaagaTATCCCATCCTTTTACCATTTTTGAAATACTTGTACTGCTTGGTTTATAACTGTCCTCTTAGGTCTGCCCTCTTTTGAAACAAGCATCTTCGGATTCAATGTTGGTTAGGCACTACTGCATTCTGTTCCAGTTGGCTGAATGATTTTCCTTCATGTGTATGCTGATCAGTTCCAGATACCAGCGTACACCGCATATGGACATATATTATTATGAATATTTGTACGTCCATAGTACACATGTACTATATGTATGTGCACActttttcatatatatttttaGATATGGAAATAAGGTTTTCGAAAAAGAAAAATGGAAGGGCTACCTGGAGGCAAAGTTCTCGGCGGCGCCTGCTGCCGCCTGCAGCGTACGTTTGGGTGCCCGCCAACCAAACGGTAATTCATCTTCAGTTACTGTATTTATGCCGCAGCAGCGGTTGCAGGCATGCATGTTTATCTGTGTTTCAGCACACTGATTGCAGTAGGATCATTCGAGAGTTTTGTATTTGGAATAAGGGAAACCCAGCACCATTTTTCATACATATATACGTAGTATTAGCAAGCAAGCAGCAACGTAACGTGAGTTGAGAGATGGCTTCTCTTTGGAGGTGTCCCCTGTTTCTGCATATGTTTTTCCTGTCTCTATCTGAAAGCACAAAGGGAAGTAGCTCCACATCTCCTTCACCAATCACCATGACATTCCAAGCAACGAAGCATGTCAGTAGCACGCATGTGCACTAATAGATGCGCTGTGTGTGAAAATCAAATCTAGAAAAACAATACATGTACACTGCTTCAGATAACGAGCTCACAAAAGGACCGGTTAATCTAGCTAGTAGACGCGTTGAGATAACTAAATCATACATGTTCAGTGAAAAATTATCCATACGACGCCTCGGTCCCAAATGGAAACATAGCTTAATTCTCGAGCGGGCAAAGCCCGAATCAATATTACATCTCTATCTTGAAGAGTATTCAGCAGAAATAATCCACATTCCAGGATGCCCAAACAGAAAGATTATGTCTTGATAATTGCGAAAAGTAAACAATGGGAATTGAATGTAGTAATTAGCAACCAGACCACTATCGCCATCTTTCTGAATGTGACCATCACCCTGCTTCAGCTTCTTATTTTCAGGCCTTCCTTCAGTAtgccactccaagtctccaagtAACCCAGCCAAGCGCACATCATCCTATATATTAGCGCCAAAATCAGTTTTGGACAAAAGATGCATTTTGATGGTAAAAGAAAGAATGATCAGGGTCTGTATTAATACCTCTTGCAGTTGGTGATGAGGATCGTTCCCCTCGGAAGATGAGCATCTTAATTCTCATCAGTGCCACCATCTTCCTTGCTCTTTTTCTCGTCACCACAAATGTCTTCACTGTCCTCTTCAGAACACTGGTATTCATCACAAATAGTAACTGCGGGATGGTTTGGATGGGCACCTGCTTCAACCCTGATCACAGCCTCTGCAGCCTTTCTCTCGGAAGGTGTAGCGCCCCTATTGTCAAGCCTTGCCGTTGCTTGTTTAAGACATGTGAGATGCTCAATGCCTAAATGGAAGCCATATGTTTTTGCCGTTGATACATTGATAAGCAAATCCAGCTTCTTAAGCTTGGGCATGGACCCTTTGACAAATGTGACGTATGCTGACGCATCATTACTATAGATGGTAAACTGCTTCAGACTTGGGAATCCTCGGACTATAACCCTATCATCAGGTCTTGTTCTAAACCAAAGTACAAGGTGAAGTAAAGCTGGGAGCTCTCCAAGAGTGACCAGACCCTCCTCTGTCAATTCAGCTAAATTGATGTCTAGGAAAGAAAGGCTGGTGAGTGCTGGAGCAATACACTCTGGAACTTTCGTGAAACAATAGTCACCGACCATATAAAATTCTTGAAGGGTAAATGGCAATGGGGACCAAGACCCTAAGAATTCGAGGGAACCATCGTTCCCTCTTATCCTTAAAGACCGGAGCTTGCAGCTACCAAGCTTGCACAGTGAGGAAAGTAACATTTCTTCATGCCTCCTGAACTCGTCGGATTCTCCACCATCGAGATATATATCAATTTCCTCCAAACCTGGCAGGCTCCCAAGATCCTCCACCGCATCTGCTGGACTCCCAGTAATACTAAAGCCTGATATCTCCCGTAAGTTCCTCATATTTCCAATCTTCTTTGGTATAATTGTCCAACCTCCAGCAATTAGGTGTTGTAGTTTGGTCAGCTGAGCGAATCCAATTGGCAACTCTTCCACTGGTGTAGCTCCAAAATGTAGTGTCTCTAGGTCACGTAGCAACACGATCTCTGACGGTAGCTTTGAAATTCTCGTGGCTGGAAAGTTTAGGTACTTTAGTTGGAGCAATTTGCCAATACTTTTCATATCATACTCTTCCAAACCCTCACAACCTTGAAAATCCAGTACACGTAGAGCTTCAAATTTAGCAAGACTAGGCAAGTGTTTGACGCAAGCTGAACATGTTACTGTCAGAGATCGAACATGGCTTAGATCTTCTTGTGCGAGTAAATGTACAAGCTCAACATCAATCTGCTGGATTGATAGTCGCCGAATAAAACCTTGACGATTTGCTAAAGTTGTTTGGCCACCACCTATCACAACGATGAAATTATCTTCATTTGATTTTGAAATAATAATTTCTAGCATCATGTCATGGACTCGGCAAGCACGAGCCTTGCCATCATAGCCGATGTCCTCAGGCTGTACCATGCTTTTGTTGACAAGCTCATAGAAGTATATCTCAGCGACTTCTTGCTGGCTTTGTCCACGCTCTTCAGATATAAATCCTTCCGCTATCCACCGCCTCACTAACCTCTCTCGATCAATCACATAATCCTCGGGGAATACACTTAAATACAATAAACATGTCTTGAGATTAGGTGGAAGATCATTGTAGCTAAGTAATAGTATCTTACTCATTCCCTCCAAACTCTGGTTATTTTCCAGTGCAGAACCAATTGATCTTCTAATCTTCTCCCACTCCTCCTTGACAACTGGTCTATTTGCTAACAAACTAGATATACTAATAATTGCCAGTGGTAGGCCTCCACATTTTTTCAGGATTTCATTTGAACTTTCTTTCAGCATATCAGGGCAGTGGTCCTCAGAGCcgaaaattc
This window of the Triticum aestivum cultivar Chinese Spring chromosome 5D, IWGSC CS RefSeq v2.1, whole genome shotgun sequence genome carries:
- the LOC123123884 gene encoding disease resistance protein RGA5, encoding MEVAVSASHGVMGPLLGKLADLLAGKYGRIRGVRGEILSLQVELTSMHAALKNYTMLEDPDVEVMTWISLLRELAYDTEDCIDKFIRRLGKRGRRGGFKELLRDTTRFLKTLDSRCGIADQIDELKARIKHVKELKDSYKLSEIPCSKTEHAAVDPRLCALFAEEAHLVGVEGPRDDLVKWMLKEENSSTKDRKVLSIVGFGGLGKTTLANEVYRKIQGHFDCQVFVSVSQKPYIKNIIKDVISQVPCQDGSTKDTSDWDEKKSIAKLRELLQDKRYLVIVDDIWSTQAWNNIKCAFPYNNCSSRIITTTRIIDVARSCCPGSDDRVYEMTALSDLHSKRLFLKRIFGSEDHCPDMLKESSNEILKKCGGLPLAIISISSLLANRPVVKEEWEKIRRSIGSALENNQSLEGMSKILLLSYNDLPPNLKTCLLYLSVFPEDYVIDRERLVRRWIAEGFISEERGQSQQEVAEIYFYELVNKSMVQPEDIGYDGKARACRVHDMMLEIIISKSNEDNFIVVIGGGQTTLANRQGFIRRLSIQQIDVELVHLLAQEDLSHVRSLTVTCSACVKHLPSLAKFEALRVLDFQGCEGLEEYDMKSIGKLLQLKYLNFPATRISKLPSEIVLLRDLETLHFGATPVEELPIGFAQLTKLQHLIAGGWTIIPKKIGNMRNLREISGFSITGSPADAVEDLGSLPGLEEIDIYLDGGESDEFRRHEEMLLSSLCKLGSCKLRSLRIRGNDGSLEFLGSWSPLPFTLQEFYMVGDYCFTKVPECIAPALTSLSFLDINLAELTEEGLVTLGELPALLHLVLWFRTRPDDRVIVRGFPSLKQFTIYSNDASAYVTFVKGSMPKLKKLDLLINVSTAKTYGFHLGIEHLTCLKQATARLDNRGATPSERKAAEAVIRVEAGAHPNHPAVTICDEYQCSEEDSEDICGDEKKSKEDGGTDEN